A single region of the Plantactinospora soyae genome encodes:
- a CDS encoding GntR family transcriptional regulator, with protein MEDGRPIFLQIAELIENSIIDGTLDEEAQVPSTNELAAFHRINPATAGKGVNQLVDDGILYKKRGIGMFVATGARTKLRGRRREEFAQQFLHPLLTEASKLGIDADDLKLMIDRWEQGR; from the coding sequence ATGGAGGACGGGCGGCCGATCTTCCTGCAGATCGCGGAGCTGATCGAGAACTCGATCATCGACGGCACGCTCGACGAGGAGGCCCAGGTGCCCTCGACCAACGAGTTGGCGGCGTTCCACCGAATCAATCCGGCGACCGCCGGCAAGGGCGTCAACCAGCTGGTCGACGACGGGATTCTCTACAAGAAGCGAGGTATCGGGATGTTCGTCGCCACCGGCGCCCGGACGAAGCTGCGGGGCCGCCGTCGGGAGGAGTTCGCCCAGCAGTTCCTGCATCCGCTGCTCACCGAGGCGAGCAAGCTCGGCATCGACGCCGACGACCTCAAGCTGATGATCGACCGATGGGAGCAGGGCCGATGA
- a CDS encoding LamG domain-containing protein encodes MVNPEVVEMGVRRRLAFGLLPVLVAATGLLVAGPPDRAGAAAWETLVDPASFQDRNALMAEWNFLYPWGSDHNGSARMYASATDSNHVYLSPAGQLNLKATRITWDEGTSSSSPYLPIRYHSGAIHAKDQILVNDQFPNYEVRGEFQAPSARGTWPAFWLTGAWSWPPESDILEYKGDSRNWFNTFRTSSDVSSTIVNVSSPGSWHEYRVWLAKVNATDVDIHYYLDGQWRAQHRATGFVGKPMWVIINLQMEGSAGSPGPTAETLYRARNVYIGRTRN; translated from the coding sequence GTGGTGAATCCGGAGGTGGTCGAGATGGGCGTACGACGACGGCTGGCGTTCGGGCTGCTACCGGTGCTGGTGGCCGCGACCGGACTGCTCGTGGCCGGACCGCCCGACCGGGCCGGGGCCGCAGCCTGGGAGACGCTGGTCGACCCGGCCTCGTTCCAGGACCGGAACGCGCTGATGGCCGAGTGGAACTTCCTTTACCCGTGGGGCTCGGACCACAACGGCAGCGCCCGGATGTACGCCAGCGCCACCGACAGCAACCACGTCTACCTCTCGCCGGCCGGCCAGCTCAACCTCAAGGCCACCCGGATCACCTGGGACGAGGGGACCAGCAGCAGTTCGCCGTACCTGCCGATCCGCTACCACTCCGGTGCGATCCACGCCAAGGACCAGATCCTGGTCAACGACCAGTTCCCCAACTACGAGGTACGCGGGGAGTTCCAGGCGCCGTCGGCCCGGGGCACCTGGCCGGCGTTCTGGCTCACCGGGGCCTGGAGTTGGCCGCCGGAGAGCGACATCCTGGAGTACAAGGGCGACAGCCGGAACTGGTTCAACACGTTCCGTACCTCGTCCGACGTGTCGAGCACCATCGTCAACGTCTCGTCGCCCGGCAGTTGGCACGAGTACCGGGTCTGGCTAGCCAAGGTCAACGCCACCGATGTGGACATCCACTACTACCTCGACGGGCAGTGGCGGGCGCAGCACCGGGCTACCGGCTTCGTCGGCAAGCCGATGTGGGTCATCATCAACCTCCAGATGGAGGGGTCGGCCGGCAGTCCCGGCCCGACCGCCGAGACGCTCTACCGGGCCCGCAACGTCTACATCGGACGTACCCGGAACTGA
- a CDS encoding DUF1707 SHOCT-like domain-containing protein, translating into MALEPQGEPDRIRVSDREREQVVELLGAAAAEGRLTLDEYADRATAAHAAVTRGELARLTEDLPSHPPSDVVARPATPLAPTGPAAERLLAIFGEDSRKGHWLVPERLEARSIFGGIEIELQDAQLQHPVTTIEVTAVFGGVTIYVPEGVEVRILGTAILGTKESKLRGAPPAPGSPRVEVHCRVIFGSLTVRRPKRRWW; encoded by the coding sequence GTGGCACTGGAACCGCAGGGCGAACCGGACCGGATCCGGGTCTCCGACCGTGAGCGCGAGCAGGTCGTCGAGTTGCTGGGTGCCGCGGCGGCCGAGGGCCGGCTGACCCTGGACGAGTACGCGGACCGTGCCACCGCCGCGCACGCCGCCGTGACCAGGGGTGAACTGGCCCGGCTCACCGAAGACCTGCCGTCGCACCCACCGTCCGATGTGGTCGCCAGGCCGGCAACCCCACTGGCGCCGACCGGACCGGCCGCGGAGCGGCTGCTCGCCATCTTCGGCGAGGACTCCCGGAAGGGACACTGGCTGGTCCCGGAACGGCTGGAGGCCCGGTCGATCTTCGGCGGGATCGAGATCGAGCTTCAGGACGCCCAGCTCCAGCACCCGGTGACCACGATCGAGGTGACCGCCGTCTTCGGCGGGGTGACCATCTACGTACCGGAGGGGGTGGAGGTCCGAATCCTCGGCACCGCGATCCTCGGCACGAAGGAGTCGAAGCTGCGCGGCGCTCCGCCGGCCCCAGGCTCCCCGAGGGTCGAGGTGCACTGCCGGGTGATCTTCGGCTCGCTCACCGTACGGCGGCCGAAACGCCGCTGGTGGTGA
- a CDS encoding tetratricopeptide repeat protein: protein MARTAELADIDALFRTGEPALVVLLGPGGVGKTALAVRWADNVRDRFPDGQLYVDLGGFGGDDPVDPSEALGELLRALGTAPQRVPVTLAEQVALYRSVTADRTLLVLLDNAYSTAQVRALLPAGRSGVLVTSRVRLVGLVADGARLVNLAPLCPAESVLLLSRATGAGRIDREPAEAAQIADICAGLPIALCVAAARLAARPRLSVRRMALDLASETHRLGRLSRTDGLSVQATFDISYRSLHPDVARFYRRLALHPGPEFGAAVTAALLPAGAGNTGDPPGETDSDDPGTLADVMLDALLEASLLEEVTEGHFRFHDLVRLHARQKLERDEPEPERQVVLRGILEWYLAAAREADLVVTPYRRRLPYGYLTPPWNLPRFADRQEALTWLERERVNLIGAGRTALRHGHPALAWQLSDVTWPLLLYRKHYRDRLEIDQRGVEAARSWGEPWAEADMLKRLGRVCTKLGDHEAAERHIRAAILRYREAGDVRGGLDAEEGLAALYRDSGREDRAVEIFFRLVDANREQGDARSTGLSLISLGMLLTALGQPERATGLLREAEVVFAGLADVDPYNGARVLIGLAGALLGKGDLAGAERAATEAARRMRELGSEHEYAEALDQLGQVARRRGETVAARAYHLQALEIFIRLGSSRALGLRRQLDEPVGDLGRDGPPDLVGPAVDPGGEPDAGGVGQLAPG from the coding sequence GTGGCGAGAACGGCGGAACTCGCCGATATCGACGCGCTCTTCCGGACCGGGGAACCGGCTCTCGTCGTACTCCTCGGGCCGGGCGGAGTCGGCAAGACCGCCCTGGCGGTGCGATGGGCCGACAATGTGCGGGACCGTTTTCCGGACGGGCAGCTCTACGTGGACCTGGGCGGATTCGGTGGCGACGATCCTGTTGATCCGAGCGAGGCGTTGGGTGAACTCCTCCGGGCGCTCGGGACGGCCCCGCAGCGGGTCCCGGTCACCCTCGCCGAGCAGGTGGCGCTGTACCGGTCGGTCACCGCCGACCGGACCCTCCTGGTGCTGCTGGACAACGCGTACTCGACCGCCCAGGTGCGGGCGCTGCTTCCGGCCGGCCGGTCCGGCGTGCTGGTCACCAGTCGGGTCCGGCTCGTCGGGCTGGTCGCCGATGGCGCCCGGCTGGTGAACCTGGCGCCGCTGTGCCCGGCCGAGTCCGTCCTGCTGCTGTCCCGGGCGACCGGGGCGGGGCGGATCGACCGGGAGCCCGCCGAGGCCGCCCAGATCGCCGACATCTGTGCCGGCCTGCCGATCGCGCTCTGTGTCGCTGCCGCCCGGTTGGCCGCCCGGCCCCGTCTCTCCGTACGGCGGATGGCGCTGGACCTGGCCTCCGAGACGCACCGGCTGGGCCGGCTCTCCCGGACGGACGGACTCTCGGTCCAGGCCACCTTCGACATCTCGTACCGTTCCCTGCACCCGGACGTGGCGAGGTTCTACCGGCGACTGGCACTGCATCCCGGGCCCGAGTTCGGCGCGGCCGTGACCGCCGCACTGCTACCGGCGGGCGCCGGGAACACCGGAGACCCGCCGGGGGAGACGGACTCGGACGATCCCGGAACGCTGGCGGACGTGATGCTGGACGCGCTGCTGGAGGCGAGCCTGCTCGAGGAGGTGACGGAGGGCCACTTCCGGTTCCACGACCTGGTCCGGCTGCACGCCCGACAGAAGCTGGAGCGGGACGAGCCGGAGCCGGAACGGCAGGTGGTACTGCGCGGGATTCTGGAGTGGTATCTCGCGGCGGCCAGGGAGGCCGATCTCGTCGTGACGCCGTACCGTCGGCGGCTGCCGTACGGCTATTTGACCCCGCCGTGGAATCTGCCCCGGTTCGCCGACCGGCAGGAGGCGTTGACCTGGCTGGAGCGTGAGCGGGTCAACCTGATCGGCGCGGGGCGGACCGCGCTGCGCCACGGGCACCCCGCACTGGCCTGGCAACTCTCGGACGTGACCTGGCCATTGCTGTTGTACCGCAAGCACTACCGGGACCGGTTGGAGATCGACCAGCGTGGTGTCGAGGCGGCACGGTCGTGGGGCGAACCCTGGGCCGAGGCCGACATGCTGAAACGTCTCGGCCGGGTCTGCACCAAGCTCGGTGACCACGAGGCCGCCGAGCGGCACATCCGGGCGGCGATCCTCCGGTACCGGGAGGCCGGCGACGTCCGGGGCGGTCTCGACGCCGAGGAGGGGCTGGCCGCGCTGTACCGCGACTCGGGGCGGGAGGATCGGGCCGTCGAGATCTTCTTCCGGCTCGTCGACGCGAACCGGGAGCAGGGCGACGCGCGGAGCACCGGCCTTTCGTTGATCAGCCTCGGCATGTTGCTCACCGCACTGGGGCAGCCGGAGCGGGCGACCGGTCTGCTGCGGGAGGCGGAGGTCGTCTTCGCCGGGCTGGCCGACGTCGACCCGTACAACGGGGCACGGGTGCTGATCGGGCTCGCGGGCGCCCTGCTCGGCAAGGGTGACCTGGCCGGAGCCGAGCGGGCCGCGACCGAGGCCGCCCGGCGGATGCGGGAACTCGGCTCCGAGCACGAGTACGCCGAGGCTCTCGACCAGCTCGGCCAGGTCGCCCGGCGGCGCGGGGAGACCGTCGCCGCGCGGGCGTACCACCTCCAGGCACTGGAGATCTTCATTCGGCTCGGTTCCTCACGGGCGCTCGGCCTCCGCCGCCAACTCGACGAGCCGGTCGGGGACCTCGGGCGGGACGGGCCGCCGGATCTGGTCGGACCAGCGGTCGACCCGGGCGGAGAGCCGGATGCCGGCGGTGTCGGCCAACTCGCGCCCGGCTGA